In a single window of the Atlantibacter hermannii genome:
- the plsB_2 gene encoding glycerol-3-phosphate acyltransferase gives MVRINNAGAANAMNLCCSALLASRQRSLTREQLTEQLECYLSLLRNVPYSADATAPAQSANELIEHALQMNKFEVEKDTIGDIIVLPREQAVLMTYYRNNILHMLVLPSLIAAMITQHRHITREELLRQVEVLYPMLKAELFLRWEKDALGALIDALVDELLQQQLVMENGDKLQLNPARSRTLQLLAAGVRETLQRYAITFWLLSANPSINRGTLEKESRTVAQRLSVLHGINAPEFFDKAVFSTLVSTLRDEGFISDTGDAEPTQTMKVYQLLADLITSDIRLTIESAATQQSEA, from the coding sequence ATGGTACGCATTAACAATGCGGGCGCCGCGAACGCCATGAACCTGTGCTGTTCGGCGCTCCTGGCTTCACGCCAGCGTTCGCTGACCCGTGAACAGCTCACAGAACAGCTTGAGTGCTATTTAAGCCTGTTGCGTAACGTGCCTTATTCCGCTGATGCGACCGCGCCAGCCCAGTCAGCCAACGAGTTGATTGAGCATGCGTTGCAGATGAACAAGTTTGAGGTAGAGAAGGACACCATCGGGGACATCATCGTTCTGCCACGCGAGCAGGCAGTGCTGATGACGTACTACCGCAACAATATTCTTCATATGCTGGTGTTGCCGTCGCTCATCGCCGCGATGATTACTCAGCATCGCCACATTACCCGTGAAGAGTTGCTGCGTCAGGTTGAAGTGCTCTATCCGATGCTCAAAGCCGAGCTGTTCCTGCGCTGGGAAAAAGATGCGCTGGGCGCGTTGATTGATGCACTGGTGGATGAGCTGTTGCAACAGCAGTTGGTTATGGAAAACGGCGATAAACTGCAGCTTAATCCGGCACGCTCACGCACGCTCCAGTTACTGGCGGCAGGCGTTCGCGAAACACTGCAGCGTTATGCCATCACCTTCTGGCTGTTGAGCGCTAACCCGTCTATCAACCGCGGTACGCTGGAGAAAGAGAGCCGTACGGTCGCACAGCGCCTGTCAGTGTTGCACGGTATTAACGCGCCGGAATTCTTTGACAAAGCGGTGTTCAGTACGCTGGTTTCGACCCTGCGCGATGAAGGATTTATCAGCGATACCGGGGATGCCGAGCCTACGCAAACCATGAAGGTTTACCAGTTGCTGGCGGATCTGATTACGTCAGACATTCGGTTAACTATCGAAAGTGCGGCAACGCAGCAAAGCGAAGCGTAA
- the ubiA gene encoding 4-hydroxybenzoate octaprenyltransferase produces MEWSLRQNKLLAFHRLMRTDKPIGALLLLWPTLWALWVATPGLPPLWILAVFVAGVWLMRAAGCVVNDYADRKFDGHVKRTANRPLPSGAVTEKEARNLFVGLVLLSFLLVLTLNTMTILLSVAALALAWVYPFMKRYTHLPQVVLGAAFGWSIPMAFAAVSESVPLSCWLLFIANICWAVAYDTQYAMVDRDDDIKIGVKSTAILFGRHDKLIIGILQVVVMGLMVAVGWLNGLGAAFYASILVAGGLFAYQQKLIAGRERDACFQAFMNNNYVGLALFIGLFISYAHF; encoded by the coding sequence ATGGAGTGGAGCCTGAGGCAAAACAAGCTACTGGCCTTTCATCGGTTGATGCGAACCGATAAACCCATCGGCGCATTATTGCTGCTATGGCCCACGCTGTGGGCACTTTGGGTTGCAACGCCAGGGCTGCCGCCGCTGTGGATCCTTGCCGTGTTTGTCGCCGGCGTCTGGTTGATGCGGGCGGCAGGTTGCGTAGTGAATGATTATGCAGATCGTAAATTCGACGGTCATGTGAAACGCACCGCGAACCGGCCGCTACCCAGCGGGGCAGTGACGGAAAAAGAAGCGCGCAATTTGTTTGTCGGGCTGGTGCTGCTTTCGTTTTTGCTGGTACTGACGCTTAACACCATGACTATTTTGCTCTCGGTGGCGGCGCTGGCGCTGGCCTGGGTGTATCCGTTTATGAAACGTTACACCCATCTGCCGCAGGTGGTATTAGGTGCGGCGTTCGGCTGGTCGATTCCTATGGCGTTTGCCGCCGTTAGCGAAAGCGTGCCGCTTAGCTGCTGGCTGTTGTTTATCGCCAATATCTGTTGGGCTGTGGCCTACGATACCCAGTACGCGATGGTTGATCGTGACGACGACATTAAAATTGGTGTTAAGTCTACTGCCATACTGTTTGGCCGCCATGACAAGCTGATCATCGGTATTTTGCAGGTAGTGGTGATGGGACTGATGGTTGCCGTGGGCTGGCTTAATGGATTGGGCGCAGCGTTTTACGCCTCGATTCTGGTGGCAGGCGGGCTGTTTGCATATCAACAAAAATTGATTGCCGGACGTGAGCGCGACGCGTGCTTCCAGGCATTTATGAACAACAATTATGTTGGGCTGGCGCTGTTTATCGGGCTGTTCATAAGCTACGCGCACTTCTAA
- the ubiC gene encoding chorismate pyruvate lyase — MSHPALTSLRALTFFDTLPELDSGLRDWLLLEDSMTKRFEQFCSKVHVDIIFEGFIGPELPDAERACLPQESRYWLREIVLCGDGEPWLIGRTVVPESTLCGPELALQHLGETPLGRYLFTQSTLTRDYIEVGRSENLWGRRSRLRLSGKPLLLTELFLAASPLYQEEE; from the coding sequence ATGTCCCATCCTGCGCTCACGTCACTGCGTGCGCTGACCTTTTTCGACACCCTTCCTGAGCTGGATAGCGGGTTACGCGACTGGCTGCTGCTTGAAGACTCCATGACGAAACGCTTCGAGCAGTTTTGCAGCAAAGTGCACGTCGATATTATTTTTGAAGGTTTTATCGGTCCGGAATTACCGGATGCGGAGCGCGCCTGCCTGCCGCAAGAGTCGCGCTACTGGCTGCGTGAAATCGTCCTGTGCGGCGACGGCGAGCCCTGGTTGATTGGTCGCACCGTGGTGCCGGAATCGACCCTCTGCGGGCCTGAGCTGGCGCTACAACATCTGGGTGAAACGCCGCTGGGCCGCTATCTTTTTACCCAGTCGACGTTGACGCGCGACTATATTGAAGTAGGGCGCAGCGAAAATTTATGGGGGCGCCGGTCTCGCCTGCGTTTATCCGGTAAGCCGCTATTATTGACTGAACTATTTCTGGCCGCGTCGCCGTTGTACCAGGAGGAAGAATAA
- the malM gene encoding maltose regulon periplasmic protein → MKKRLVALCLTAGLLAGAPSVSFADVNIVPQNTSAAPSVPAGELQRLNWTPVAQSQTQTTDLAAVGQTLNVPGITGKVAAYSVPANIGELTITLTSLANKQIGIYAPNVLVLDQNLTPAAYFPSSYFTYQEPGVVSEDRLEGVIKLTPALGQQKLYLLVFTTPQDLQKTTTMTNPAKAYAKGVGNAVPDIADPVARHTPDGKLKLKVSTNSASSVLVGPLFGSSGPSSVTVGNTAAPATNYAAPAPAPVAAPAPTPAAKSAPVLNDTEQYFNQAIKQAVKSGDVDKALKLLDEAERLGSTSARSTFISSVKGKG, encoded by the coding sequence ATGAAAAAACGTCTCGTCGCATTATGTTTAACCGCAGGGCTACTCGCAGGTGCGCCTTCCGTCAGCTTTGCGGATGTCAATATTGTGCCGCAAAACACCTCTGCGGCACCCTCTGTACCAGCCGGTGAATTACAGCGCCTGAACTGGACGCCTGTGGCGCAGTCGCAGACCCAGACCACCGATCTTGCCGCCGTTGGCCAGACGCTCAACGTGCCTGGTATCACCGGTAAAGTTGCCGCCTATAGCGTTCCGGCGAACATTGGCGAGCTGACCATCACGCTCACCAGCCTTGCGAACAAACAGATCGGCATTTATGCACCGAACGTACTGGTGTTGGATCAGAACTTAACGCCTGCGGCGTACTTTCCGAGTAGCTACTTTACTTATCAGGAGCCGGGCGTGGTCTCTGAAGACCGCCTGGAAGGCGTCATTAAGCTGACGCCTGCGCTCGGGCAGCAGAAGCTGTACTTGTTGGTCTTCACCACGCCGCAGGATCTGCAGAAGACCACCACCATGACCAACCCGGCAAAGGCTTACGCCAAAGGGGTGGGTAACGCCGTGCCGGATATCGCTGATCCGGTGGCGCGTCACACGCCTGACGGCAAGCTGAAATTGAAAGTAAGCACTAACTCCGCATCCAGCGTGCTGGTCGGCCCGCTGTTTGGCTCCTCTGGCCCGTCGTCTGTAACAGTTGGCAATACCGCAGCGCCAGCCACAAATTATGCCGCGCCAGCCCCGGCGCCGGTCGCTGCACCCGCACCGACTCCAGCCGCGAAAAGCGCACCGGTGCTGAATGACACCGAGCAATATTTCAACCAGGCCATTAAGCAGGCCGTTAAGAGCGGGGATGTCGATAAGGCCCTGAAACTGCTGGATGAAGCCGAGCGTCTGGGTTCCACCTCCGCCCGTTCAACGTTTATCAGCAGTGTAAAAGGCAAGGGGTGA
- the lamB_2 gene encoding maltoporin (maltose-inducible porin), with product MMITLRKVPLAVAVMAGILSAQAGAVDFKGYARSGIGWSGSGGEQQCFQATGAQSKYRLGNECETYAELKLGQEVWKEGDKSFYFDTNVAYSVAQQNDWEATSPAFREANVQGKNLIDALPGSTIWAGKRFYQRHDVHMIDFYYWDISGPGAGLENVDLGFGKLSVAATRSSEAGGSATFQSDNIYDYNKSTANDVFDVRLGSLELNPGGTLELGVDYGRANTRDDYYLADDATKDGWMFTAEHVQTIGTGFNKFVVQYATDALTAQGKGLSQGSGIGISDTDPKFAYAQNNNGHMLRVIDHGSISMGDRWDMMYVGMYQDINWDNNNGTRWWTVGVRPMFKWTPIMSTLLEVGYDNVKSQRTDDTNNQYKITLAQQWQAGDSIWSRPALRVFATYAKWDEKWGYDRMGNPSNNANYGYAVKDGFNGGSFGRGDSDEWSFGAQMEIWW from the coding sequence ATGATGATTACTCTGCGCAAAGTCCCTCTGGCGGTTGCCGTTATGGCGGGCATCCTGTCTGCTCAGGCAGGCGCCGTTGATTTTAAAGGCTATGCCCGTTCCGGTATCGGTTGGTCAGGTAGCGGCGGTGAGCAACAGTGTTTCCAGGCTACCGGCGCACAAAGTAAATACCGTCTGGGTAACGAATGTGAAACCTACGCAGAATTAAAACTGGGTCAGGAAGTGTGGAAAGAGGGCGATAAGAGCTTTTATTTCGACACGAACGTAGCGTACTCCGTTGCGCAGCAAAATGACTGGGAAGCAACCAGCCCGGCGTTCCGTGAAGCCAACGTGCAGGGTAAAAACCTGATTGATGCGCTGCCAGGTTCCACCATTTGGGCCGGTAAACGTTTCTATCAGCGTCATGACGTTCACATGATCGACTTCTATTACTGGGATATCTCTGGCCCGGGCGCAGGTCTGGAAAACGTCGATCTGGGCTTTGGTAAGCTTTCTGTTGCGGCAACCCGCTCCTCTGAAGCTGGCGGTTCGGCCACCTTCCAGAGCGACAACATTTATGATTACAACAAAAGCACGGCGAACGACGTGTTTGACGTACGTTTAGGCAGTCTGGAACTGAACCCGGGCGGCACGCTGGAACTCGGTGTGGACTATGGCCGTGCGAATACGCGTGACGACTACTACCTGGCTGACGACGCGACCAAAGATGGCTGGATGTTCACCGCTGAACACGTTCAAACCATCGGTACGGGCTTCAACAAATTTGTTGTGCAGTATGCGACAGATGCACTGACCGCACAGGGCAAGGGCCTGTCTCAGGGCTCCGGCATTGGCATCAGTGACACCGATCCTAAATTTGCGTATGCACAGAATAACAACGGCCACATGCTGCGTGTTATCGATCATGGCTCAATCTCCATGGGCGATCGCTGGGACATGATGTATGTCGGTATGTACCAGGATATCAATTGGGATAACAACAACGGCACCCGCTGGTGGACTGTAGGTGTGCGCCCGATGTTCAAATGGACGCCGATCATGAGCACCCTGCTTGAAGTCGGCTATGACAACGTGAAATCCCAGCGTACTGACGATACCAACAACCAGTACAAAATTACTCTGGCTCAGCAGTGGCAGGCAGGCGACAGCATTTGGTCTCGTCCGGCGCTGCGTGTTTTCGCCACTTATGCGAAGTGGGATGAAAAATGGGGCTATGACCGTATGGGCAACCCGAGCAACAACGCCAACTATGGCTACGCAGTTAAAGATGGCTTTAACGGCGGCAGCTTCGGTCGCGGCGATAGCGACGAATGGAGCTTCGGCGCCCAGATGGAAATCTGGTGGTAA
- the malK gene encoding maltose/maltodextrin transporter ATP-binding protein yields MASVQLRNVTKAWGDVVVSKDINLDITEGEFVVFVGPSGCGKSTLLRMIAGLETVTSGDLLIGDKRVNDVPPAERGVGMVFQSYALYPHLSVAENMSFGLKLAGAKKEVINQRVNQVAETLQLAHLLDRRPKALSGGQRQRVAIGRTLVAEPSVFLLDEPLSNLDAALRVQMRIEISRLHKRLKRTMIYVTHDQVEAMTLADKIVVLDAGRVAQVGKPLELYHYPADRFVAGFIGSPKMNFLPVKVTATAIDQVQVELPNRQQVWLPVDSAGVQVGSNMSLGIRPEHLLPSDIADVTLEGDVQVVEQLGHETQIHIQIPAIRQNLVYRQTDVVLVEEGATFAIGLPPERCHLFREDGTACRRLHREPGV; encoded by the coding sequence ATGGCAAGCGTTCAGCTGCGTAATGTAACGAAAGCCTGGGGCGACGTAGTGGTTTCAAAGGATATCAACCTTGATATCACTGAAGGTGAATTTGTGGTGTTCGTCGGACCCTCGGGCTGCGGTAAATCGACATTGCTGCGAATGATTGCCGGGCTGGAAACGGTCACCAGCGGCGATTTACTGATTGGCGATAAGCGCGTCAACGACGTACCGCCCGCCGAGCGCGGCGTAGGCATGGTGTTTCAGTCTTATGCGCTTTACCCGCATCTGTCGGTGGCTGAAAACATGTCCTTCGGCCTGAAGCTGGCCGGGGCGAAAAAAGAGGTGATCAATCAGCGGGTGAATCAGGTTGCCGAAACGCTGCAACTGGCGCATCTGTTGGATCGCCGTCCGAAAGCGCTTTCCGGCGGGCAGCGTCAGCGCGTGGCGATTGGCCGTACCCTGGTGGCGGAACCGAGCGTATTTCTACTTGATGAGCCGCTTTCTAACCTTGATGCCGCGCTGCGTGTGCAGATGCGTATCGAAATTTCCCGTCTGCATAAGCGTTTGAAACGCACCATGATTTACGTCACCCACGATCAGGTCGAAGCGATGACGCTGGCCGACAAAATCGTGGTCCTCGATGCCGGCCGCGTGGCTCAGGTGGGCAAACCGCTTGAGCTGTACCACTACCCCGCTGACCGCTTTGTCGCCGGGTTTATCGGCTCGCCGAAAATGAACTTCTTACCGGTGAAAGTCACCGCCACCGCTATCGATCAGGTGCAGGTGGAATTGCCGAACCGTCAGCAAGTCTGGCTGCCGGTGGACAGCGCGGGTGTGCAGGTGGGAAGCAATATGTCACTGGGTATCCGTCCGGAACATCTGCTGCCCAGCGACATTGCCGACGTCACCCTGGAAGGCGATGTCCAGGTGGTCGAACAGCTCGGCCATGAAACGCAAATTCATATCCAAATTCCGGCCATTCGTCAGAACCTGGTGTACCGCCAGACTGACGTGGTGTTGGTAGAAGAGGGTGCCACATTCGCTATCGGCTTGCCGCCAGAGCGCTGCCATCTGTTCAGAGAGGATGGTACGGCCTGTCGACGTCTGCACCGAGAGCCGGGCGTTTAA
- the malE gene encoding maltose transport system, substrate-binding protein produces MKFNTGARILALSALTTMMFSASALAKIEEGKLVIWINGDKGYNGLAEVGKKFEKDTGIKVTVEHPDKLEEKYPQVAATGDGPDIIFWAHDRFGGYAQSGLLAEVTPDKAFQDKLVPFAWDAVRYDGKLIAYPVAVESLSLIYNKDLVPNPPKTWEEIPALDKELKAKGKSALMFNLQEPYFTWPLIAADGGYAFKFANGKYDVKDVGVDSAGAKAGLTFLVDMIKNKNMNADTDYSIAEAAFNKGETAMTINGPWAWTNIDKSKINYGVAELPTFKGKPSKPFVGVLSAGINAASPNKELAKEFLENYLLTDEGLAEVNKDKPLGAVALKSYQQQLAKDPRIAATMANAEKGEIMPNIPQMSAFWYAVRTAVINAVSGRQTVDEAMKDAQGRITK; encoded by the coding sequence ATGAAATTCAACACTGGCGCACGCATCCTCGCGTTGTCTGCTCTGACGACGATGATGTTCTCCGCCTCTGCTCTCGCGAAGATAGAAGAAGGCAAACTGGTTATCTGGATCAACGGTGATAAAGGCTATAACGGCCTTGCCGAAGTGGGTAAGAAGTTCGAAAAAGACACCGGCATCAAAGTCACTGTTGAACATCCGGATAAGCTGGAAGAGAAATATCCGCAGGTTGCTGCTACGGGTGACGGTCCGGATATCATTTTCTGGGCGCATGACCGTTTCGGCGGATACGCGCAATCTGGCTTACTGGCTGAGGTCACGCCTGACAAAGCGTTCCAGGACAAACTGGTGCCTTTCGCATGGGATGCCGTGCGTTACGACGGTAAGTTAATCGCTTACCCGGTCGCAGTCGAATCGCTGTCTCTTATCTACAACAAAGACTTAGTGCCTAATCCGCCAAAAACCTGGGAAGAGATCCCGGCGCTGGATAAAGAACTCAAGGCCAAAGGTAAGAGCGCCCTGATGTTTAACCTGCAAGAACCGTACTTCACCTGGCCGTTGATCGCGGCAGATGGCGGATACGCGTTTAAATTCGCTAACGGCAAATATGATGTGAAAGATGTCGGCGTGGACAGCGCAGGCGCGAAAGCGGGCCTGACTTTCCTGGTCGATATGATCAAAAACAAAAACATGAATGCCGATACCGATTACTCCATCGCTGAAGCCGCCTTTAACAAAGGCGAAACCGCCATGACCATCAACGGTCCGTGGGCGTGGACCAATATCGATAAGAGCAAAATCAACTACGGCGTCGCTGAGCTACCAACCTTTAAAGGCAAGCCGTCGAAACCGTTCGTTGGGGTGCTGAGCGCCGGTATCAACGCCGCCAGCCCGAATAAAGAACTGGCTAAAGAGTTCCTTGAAAACTACCTGCTGACCGACGAAGGGCTGGCGGAAGTGAACAAAGATAAACCGCTGGGTGCTGTGGCGTTGAAATCTTACCAGCAACAACTGGCGAAAGATCCGCGCATCGCCGCCACCATGGCGAACGCAGAAAAAGGCGAAATCATGCCGAACATCCCGCAGATGTCCGCCTTCTGGTATGCCGTTCGTACCGCGGTGATCAACGCCGTTAGCGGTCGTCAAACCGTTGACGAAGCGATGAAGGATGCGCAGGGCCGTATCACTAAGTAA
- the malF gene encoding maltose transport system permease MalF, whose product MEVVKKRPWWQSDMLKWSAVALLGLLVGYLVVLMYAQGEYLFAIVTLILSSVGLYIFANRRAYAWRYVYPGLAGMGLFVLFPLICTIAIAFTNYSSTNQLTFERAQQVLMDRQYQAGKTFNFGLYPDNEKWRLALTDGESGKNYVSDAFTFGGEQTLKLSEAAALPAGERATLRIITQNRQALGQITAQLPDESQLVMSSLRQFSGTRPLYTLAKDGKLTNNQSGAVYAPNADIGFYQAVNADGSWGSEKLSPGYTVTTGWDNFMRVFTDDGIQKPFFAIFVWTVVFSVLTVVLTVAVGMVLACVVQWESLKGKAIYRVLLILPYAVPSFISILIFKGLFNQSFGEINMMLSAVFGIRPAWFTDPTTARAMIIIVNTWLGYPYMMILCMGLLKAIPDDLYEASAMDGAGPFQNFFKITFPLLIKPLTPLMIASFAFNFNNFVLILLLTNGGPDRLGTTTPAGYTDLLVSYTYRIAFEGGGGQDFGLAAAIATLIFLLVGALAIVNLKATRIKFD is encoded by the coding sequence ATGGAAGTAGTTAAAAAGAGACCCTGGTGGCAAAGCGATATGCTGAAGTGGTCAGCCGTCGCCCTGCTCGGCCTGCTGGTGGGTTATCTTGTGGTATTGATGTATGCCCAGGGGGAATATCTGTTTGCCATCGTGACGCTGATCTTAAGCTCCGTTGGCCTGTATATCTTCGCAAACCGACGCGCTTACGCATGGCGCTACGTCTACCCTGGCCTCGCCGGCATGGGCCTGTTTGTTCTGTTCCCGCTGATCTGCACCATCGCCATCGCGTTTACGAACTACAGCAGCACTAACCAGTTAACGTTTGAACGTGCTCAACAGGTATTGATGGATCGTCAGTACCAGGCGGGGAAAACGTTTAATTTCGGACTCTACCCGGACAACGAAAAATGGCGACTCGCGCTTACCGATGGCGAAAGTGGCAAAAATTACGTCTCCGACGCCTTTACCTTTGGCGGCGAGCAAACCCTTAAATTGAGCGAAGCCGCCGCGCTGCCTGCCGGGGAACGCGCTACGCTGCGCATTATTACCCAAAATCGCCAGGCGCTGGGCCAGATCACCGCTCAACTGCCGGATGAAAGCCAACTGGTGATGAGTTCATTACGCCAGTTCTCGGGAACGCGCCCGCTGTACACCCTGGCGAAAGACGGCAAGCTGACTAATAACCAGAGCGGCGCGGTCTATGCGCCAAATGCTGATATCGGTTTTTACCAGGCGGTTAACGCCGATGGCAGCTGGGGCAGTGAAAAACTCAGCCCGGGTTATACCGTGACCACCGGCTGGGATAACTTTATGCGCGTCTTTACCGACGACGGCATACAGAAACCGTTCTTCGCCATCTTTGTCTGGACGGTCGTGTTTTCAGTGCTGACGGTTGTGCTGACCGTGGCGGTGGGTATGGTGCTGGCTTGCGTGGTGCAATGGGAATCGCTGAAAGGCAAAGCGATTTACCGCGTACTGCTGATCCTGCCCTACGCGGTACCGTCGTTTATCTCGATTTTGATTTTCAAAGGGCTGTTCAACCAGAGCTTTGGCGAGATCAACATGATGTTGAGCGCGGTATTCGGTATCCGCCCTGCCTGGTTTACCGATCCGACCACCGCCCGCGCCATGATTATTATCGTCAACACCTGGCTGGGCTATCCGTACATGATGATCCTGTGCATGGGTCTGCTGAAGGCCATTCCGGACGATCTGTACGAAGCCTCAGCAATGGATGGCGCTGGCCCGTTCCAGAACTTCTTTAAAATCACGTTCCCGCTGCTCATCAAGCCGCTCACCCCGCTGATGATTGCCAGCTTTGCGTTCAACTTTAATAACTTCGTGCTGATCCTGCTGTTGACCAACGGTGGACCTGACCGTCTCGGCACAACCACGCCGGCAGGCTATACCGACCTGCTGGTGAGCTATACCTACCGCATCGCCTTTGAAGGCGGCGGCGGACAGGATTTCGGCCTCGCAGCCGCTATCGCCACGCTGATTTTCCTGCTGGTGGGCGCGCTCGCGATTGTTAACCTCAAAGCCACGCGCATTAAGTTTGATTAA
- the malG gene encoding maltose transporter permease yields the protein MAMVQSKSQKLRIFITHLLLLMFIAAIMFPLLMVVAISLRSGNFATGSLIPEQISWEHWKLALGFSVVHANGSVTPPPFPVLLWLWNSVKIAGITAIGIVALSTTCAYAFARMRFPGKATLLKGMLIFQMFPAVLSLVALYALFDRLGQYIPFIGLNTHGGVIFAYLGGIALHVWTIKGYFETIDGSLEEAAALDGATPWQAFRLVLLPLSVPILAVVFILSFIAAITEVPVASLLLRDVNSYTLAVGMQQYLNPQNYLWGDFAAAAVLSAIPITLVFLLAQRWLVSGLTAGGVKG from the coding sequence ATGGCTATGGTTCAGTCGAAATCGCAGAAACTCCGGATCTTCATCACGCACCTGCTACTGCTGATGTTTATCGCCGCCATTATGTTCCCCCTGCTGATGGTGGTGGCGATCTCGCTGCGCTCAGGCAACTTCGCCACCGGCAGCTTAATCCCGGAGCAAATCTCCTGGGAACACTGGAAGCTGGCGCTGGGCTTTAGCGTGGTGCATGCCAACGGCAGCGTTACACCGCCGCCGTTCCCGGTGCTGCTGTGGTTATGGAATTCGGTAAAAATCGCCGGTATTACCGCTATCGGGATAGTGGCGCTTTCCACCACTTGCGCCTACGCTTTTGCCCGTATGCGATTTCCGGGTAAAGCGACGCTGTTGAAAGGCATGCTGATTTTCCAGATGTTCCCGGCGGTTCTGTCGCTGGTGGCGCTGTATGCGTTATTCGATCGCCTCGGACAGTACATTCCGTTTATCGGTTTAAACACCCATGGCGGGGTCATTTTCGCCTATCTGGGTGGGATTGCGCTGCATGTCTGGACGATCAAAGGCTATTTCGAAACCATCGATGGTTCCCTCGAAGAAGCCGCCGCGCTGGATGGCGCAACGCCGTGGCAGGCGTTCCGCTTAGTGTTGTTGCCGCTGTCGGTGCCGATTCTGGCGGTAGTGTTTATTCTGTCGTTTATCGCCGCCATTACCGAAGTACCGGTAGCATCGTTGTTGTTACGTGATGTGAATAGCTACACCCTGGCCGTGGGCATGCAGCAATATCTCAATCCGCAGAACTATCTGTGGGGCGACTTTGCGGCGGCTGCGGTACTTTCCGCCATCCCGATCACGCTGGTATTCCTGCTGGCCCAGCGCTGGCTGGTCAGCGGACTGACGGCGGGCGGCGTGAAAGGTTAA
- the yjbA gene encoding inner membrane PsiE protein-like protein: MSTLSASSRARGEWISSILQTVLNLGLLSLGLILVIFLGKETLHLADVLFSPVQASKYELVEGLVVYFLYFEFIALIVKYFQSGYHFPLRYFIYIGITAIVRLIIVDHKSPMDVLIYSGAILLLVITLWLCNSKRLKRE; the protein is encoded by the coding sequence ATGTCCACGTTATCCGCTTCGTCACGCGCGCGCGGGGAATGGATCTCATCTATCCTGCAAACGGTGCTGAATCTTGGCTTACTGAGCCTTGGCCTGATCCTGGTTATCTTTCTTGGTAAAGAGACCCTTCACCTGGCAGATGTGCTTTTCTCGCCTGTCCAGGCCAGTAAATATGAGTTGGTCGAAGGGCTGGTGGTGTATTTCCTCTACTTCGAATTTATCGCCCTGATCGTGAAATATTTTCAGTCCGGCTACCACTTTCCGCTGCGTTATTTCATCTACATCGGCATTACCGCAATTGTGCGGCTGATCATCGTCGATCATAAATCGCCAATGGACGTCTTGATCTATTCCGGCGCGATCCTGCTGCTGGTGATCACCCTCTGGCTGTGCAACTCAAAACGGTTAAAGCGCGAATAA